TACTGACTTCCTTTAAAAACTCACCATCACCAAAATGCTCGAAGTCCTTGAGACTTTCACATCCCTTCAATAGATCTATCTTGCATCCCTTCTTCCCCTTTTTTGTATACTGGCTACATACCCTCTATCTTACAGTTCAAGGTCATTTGCATGACAGACAGCTGTCAATGTAAGCTTCCAAGCTGCATTTATCCCTCACAAATCGTAATCCAAATAAAATTGCTTGGAGTTGGAACTATCCCTGCAACATGGTCGGAAATTGTTTGGAAGGAAACATTTTTAGGGAAAAGGGAGTCTCTCTGATTAGTAGATTAGGACAAAATTCTCATTAAAAATTGCAAATTAAAAACACTGATGCAAAAATGGAGGGTATGCATTTACTGTGCAACAGGCGGGAAGAGGCAGTGCAATGGTGCATCTAGTGGAACCACTGTCTCACAACGTCAGCACCTAAAGTGATGATTATGTGGGTTTGCACATTCTCATTTTAAGCCCAGGGTTTTCTTTCTAGGTGTTCTAGTTTTCTTCTATATCTGAGCAGTGAGCTGTAAGTTGTCCCTTGTGTGTAGGTGACTTCAGTTTGGAGAAATGATGAGAATATGTGGAGATTGTAAAAATGGGATCAATGAAGGATTAGTATAAGTGGGGAGTTAATGTTCAGCCctgactcagtgggccaaagggcctgtttccatgttgtatctctgtaTAAGAGCAGGAATCCACAGAGGTGTGACAATTTATCACTATCCTCTCAATAGGAGAAGATGACCTGATCAATAATGAATTACATATTCAGCATGCCTCTGGATAAAAATTATCTCCACAATGATAGCAGAAAAGATGATAAATAGCCCTGAGTTAAGGTCAATATGGGTCAAAGTCCCCACACAGGACTCAGGTACTAATGCTATTTTGTATAGTTAACATAATGTTCTAGCAAcatgaaaataaatgaattacaatgACAAAGTCTTGCAAAGCTTATTTATTTTCTTAAGTATCTTCTCAGAATAATATGCTGATTATTGAGAGTCAACTAGAAGTCCCTCATTCGCCTGAAGGACCCAACGGTTGAGTTGTAGCCTCCCcagtcactgtatctcctgtattCCCCAGGTCTCAGGAAGTACTGTCGGCCTCTGTAGTTGGGATGTTCATAGTAGATCCAGTAACCATCCATCACCTGACAGGAGTGGATGTCACGGTAACAGAAACGATCgtagagagagggacagtcaTCCATGAATTCCATCATCTGCCCTCCAAAATCAGGCCTCTCGTAAATTCTCATCCTGTAGGTGCCTCCTTGGTACTGGAATAGAggattttattgcttattttataGTAAAATCACGTCAAAAATGTATCTAATTAAAGTATATTTTAAATATAGATGCAGCAGTACCAAATCTCAGCAATGATGATAATTAATTATATTTCCAGACTATCCCTAATGAAATAATAAGAAGAACATTTATCTCTACATTGAGGGCAGTTAGACAATCATGTTTAAGATTGATGTAGTTCATTGTTTCTACAGTTAACAGGACTTAGTTCCACTGGAGATAACATGATGTGATTAACGTAAAACTTGTGTAAAAGCATCATGGTAAATGAACTTACAGTAAGTAGGTGCTGGTCTGTGTCTGTAAATCAGTTGACTTGCTAATGTAAAAATAATACAAACTGATCTGAGCATTTTAAAGTTCTTCATTCCTCACTCCCTGTCTGTCAGAACCATAAAAACTCTACATAGTGTGTGATTGTTGGAAACAATTGCACCACCATCTCTCAGTTCAACCACCTGGAGTCTGACTTACTTTATTGGAACTCATTACCTGACAAAAGTGAACCAGATGATCTTGAAAGAATTTTTAACTTATGGAAGAGGGCAGATTGTTTCAACATTGAGCTAACatggattcaatgggccaaacagcctcacTCCACGCTTTAACCTCACTGTGGTTCTCTGAAATCATGCAATATCAGGCAGATTTTTGTAAAGCAGCCCACAGGAAACCTGGTTTGTtataattgttttattattaatCAATTATCACATAATTCATGAAAAGAAGCTATTTGTCCCATTGAAGGTTTGATAGATGGAATTCTTTTCTGTCCAAACCCTATTACCACGAAATGataagaggaatagacaaagtggacagtcagagacttcttcccaggaaggaaatggcaaacaagagggcatataatTTTAAAGAATCTGGGGAGACATGCGGGGGGCGAGGATGTCACAGACAGGATCTTTAAACAGAGAGTTGTAAGCAGGTGCAACACTaccagggctggtggtagaggctgatggattaggggcatttaagtgaCTTTTCGATGGACACAtgattgaaagaaaaatgaagggctatgtgggagggaagaattAGGTTAGCATTTGATAAGTTTAAAAGACTGGCACCaaatcatgggctgaaggacctgtactgtgcagtgCATGTTCAcaatctatgttccatgttccttGCTCTTGGTGGGTTACAATACTGTACATGAAGTGAATCATAGACTAACACAGCATGGAAAGAGACTCCTCacaccaactggtccatgctgaccaaggtgtcCATCTCTCATTTTCCTATGTTTAACACATATCCCTCCGATCCATTTTTCAAATTTTGTGACTTTTGTTTTACTGAGGTCTGAGTCATCAGCGTCCAGCTGCTACATAATGTTCGATAAAACTAGCACAAACTGACCAAATATTTTCTGTGGCCAAATACACTTTAATAAAGGAGACACAGAGCAGGCCAGTTTCTGGAAGCTGGatcaacacacaagatgctggaggatctcaaggggtcaggcagtatccacagAGACAACATTTCAGTTTGAGGCTGTTTATCAGGACtggcaaatgctgcctgactggctgagttcctccaccatctcatGTGTAGACGTCAGTTCAGCATAAGAAGCCAGTGATACATacatcagtgatgataaacctaattctgattccgattctttATCCAGTCCCCTCACAATCACAGATACAGCTCCTTCTGTCAAATGCAATCAGACATGCATCCCTCACACCAGATTCACTCATTTCCTGTAACAGCTTCATCTCTGTTGACTCCTTTAACAAATATCTACTGTCTCCAAACTTGGCTCCAAATGTCAGCAGCTAACTCTAGCATTCACATCGGTATAACATTTCAGAGAAAGAGCATGCGCACAAGTGTAATTATTGCAAACGTCAGCCATTTTCTAGTAGTATGTCAAGTGACTTGGAATATCTCAGTCACCAACAGCAACTTACCGAAGGGAAGCTGCGACAGGACTTGACACAGTCTTTGAATCCCATCCAGCGCTggtagtcaggatactctcccctGCTCAGGACATACTGGTATCCCATGTAGTTGGGTCTCTCGTACAACACCCACCAGTCACTCTCAACACGGATGGAGTTACAGCGGCTGAAGTAAGGGGAGAGGTCGGCACAGTCGGAGCTGCACTCATAGTGCCGACCCTGGAAGTTCCTGTCCTCATAGAAGGTGATCTGTGGGAGGAAATAAATTGCTTAAATCAGACTGAGGATGAATGATGCTTATAATATAATTCACAAAATGAGAAGTGGTCTTGCCTTTCCCATTGTAGTGTACGGTCGATAACCAACTGACTACATGGAACTGTAACTGGGTATTTATATACTGGACAGAAAGACTTTTCCAGCAAGGCCTTTGTAATGTAAATGATGCAAACCTGAGGTCAGCAGAAAACAATATATGTCCCGTGAATGCTGAAAAAGCACCTGAGGATACGAGACTTGTCAGTGACCAAGTGATTGTTTTTCTTTTACAGCGGACAATTTAATTGTACAAAGCAGTAAATCAGCCTTTTACATTCCATACTAAGGATCATTCTAGAGTTTCGAAAAGTTGTAGTCCCAAGATAAGTCCTGAGTTTTACCAAAATTTACACGTCAGGGACAATTTGCAATTTACCAATCTGCACAGttttgtgatgtgggaggaaatgaaggcagccagaggaaaccgatgagagaggagagaggaggtgCAAACGCCTGAGCTTTTGAATCGGGCTCTCTGCAGGGACCGGGAGATTGTGTCTGTCATAGAGATGTTTCAACAAAATTTCTTTTAGTATCCAGCTGCAGAttctggggcagcacagtagcataggtGTTAGTGTAATGCAATACAGCACCAGTGATTCAGGTTCAATACCCATGCTGTTTTAACAAACTTGTATATTCTCATTATCGTGGTTTCCTCCTGGTtctctgggttcctcccacattccaaagacctacaggtgagtacgttgtgggcatgctatgctggcactggaagcatgataACGTTTGCAGACAGAccacagcacatcctcggactgtgttggttgctgtcgcaaatgatgcatttcactgtacacttCGATGATtcaataactttttaaaaatgtattcttTTCTCATGACTTAGTGTTattggcaaggccagcatttaataCCCATCCCTGACTACCCTAGAGAAAATGGAGGTGAACAGTTTTCCAAATCCCTGCAATCTAGTGACGTTCTCCAACAAAGCTGTTGGCAGGGAGTTTCAGGATTTAAACCCAGTGGCGATGAAGGACAAGTGATAGGTTTCCAAATCAGTGAGCTAAGAGATGTAGAGGGGAAGCTACAGATGGAAATGTTCCCCTGTCCTTTGGGAAATATTATCAGAGCAGCCTGGGCAAGTACCTGCAGTGTGTTTTTGTCGATGATACACACTGTAACCACTATGTATCAAAGCTTTGAATGAACATTTCAGACGATTGCTAATCTGCCAACCAAGAAAAATGCTTTGATAGAGTTAAACTTATTGAGAGATGTTGGAACTCCACTCATCCAGCCAAGCAGAGAATATCATGATGTGCCTTGGGAATGTGACTCCTTCTGTGCCTCGTCATGCTCCTCGTTCTCCACAACATgctgcagaactgccttcctggaCATTTGATCGCTCAATTAATTTCATATGTCCTGTCTGCTGGAGCAGACTGTGCATGCTTGGACAGGTATGATTTTAATCTgatggggtatgaggcccaccggctgccctcacctggtttagtctGCCCGTCGAAGCGATGtactgaggtgtatagaacatgcAGACATCTACCTGGTGCCACAGGTGAGTGCTGAGAGCTGAATGGAGACCTAAGGTGAGAGAACTGCCTCAGAATGGACACAGCAAGCCTCTTCACCAGAGGCACTACCCTCTGACGACACAACATACacgcttgtggtgaactacgtgtgcctgtctggacacaccccctgctgactgctcctgtggctcctcccacaggcccctgtataaaggcgatcgaggcctaatgctcggcctcagtctccaggacgtagtatgatggtcactcactgctggttccttcttccagtcaataaaagccgatatctcgccttacgtctcagagtgagttattgatggtgcatcaaccctaACAATAGAAATTAGTAAAATATAACATTTTTTCAGTCATAGCTCTGAGCACGTACTTCAATACACTGATTTGGGAAGCAGAGGAAAGCTTTGGAAATGATCAACAATATTGTCATAAGGGGAGCAAAGAATTCCAGCCAAACAACAAAAGAGTACAAATTTTTGTAGACTCTTGGGCAGCATTTTATAGATTTGTTTATTCTTGGACATTGGTGAATCAAAATATGAATGTATTTCATATGCTGTGATGGAAGCTTTATTACTACACCACTGCCAGTCAACTTTGCCAACCCCTACTCCTACTTCATCTCCATATCTCCGAAACCTTCGATCATGTTTTACCCCGAGAGTGCAAATGTCATTTCTTTTTCATGCAGATATATGATTCTCTTTTGAAACTAACCAGCAATCCATTACAAGCCTCAGTTTCAAACAGTGCATTCTCGATGATCACAACTCACAGCGTGGACAAAATCCTCATTCACTCCCGTGTGATTTTTACTGTCGGCCAGGCGCTGCTTTGTTTCCAGCTCTTCACAGGGGATGTGCAACCACAGAGTGAACCATTGCATTTGAGGATCCAAGGTATTCGGTCAGGTCTCAGCTTACAGCTCTTTCCCATCAGCTGGTAACCTAGAGTGAGAACTTGGGCAGTGGATCTGTCATTTAGTTTATTCAGTTTGACTGTTTACGGTATCTCTATATTTCTGCTGTGAGCTGGACACCAGAGTGTTGGAAATTTGTTTTTCAAACAAGCTAAAGGGGTTCAGGGGAATTGCAGTATAAATTCCGTTACAGATTCAGAACAAGTTTAAAGTGCTGGAGAGTTTAGTACTTCAGCTCTCTGGACATTCCTCATTCACAATTTGCTGAGAAATTTGCACCTGTACCTGGGCCAGTTTATAATAGTGATCATTTCTGGGTGAAATGGCACTCATTGGGACAATGACCCTAGCAATTCTGTACACAATTCACCTTCATATGACAAATGTGTTCCAGACATCATTCACATACTTCTCAGAGCCATGTTTTTCCCCGTAAATCGGGTCTTTAGGGTGCAACATACAACCTCTGTTGAAAGTTCACAATAAAACTAGGAGCACCTGGTGCTGTAAAGCTGATGGGACCAATTGAAGGATTTCTGTGCTGACATTGAATCCTGGAATATGAATCTTTGACTATAAAACAATGATGTAGTGAGTTGGAGATTATCCGTCCACACCTGTGTAGGAGACAGCAGCAAATCTGTGCTGATCTTCACTTTCAAAGTTCAgttctgtggaatttattagaATTTTGCTTTGAAAATGGAGTACAGTGTGTCAACGCTGCCATTGCACATAACGGGTATGATTGTGGGGTAATGTAATTAGGAGGAATGTACAAAATTCAGAACCACCGACATTGCACTGGGGTTTTGGTTTAAGAGGCTGGtctcagtgatgcaccatcaataactctccgagacgtgaggcgagatataggcttttattggctggaagaaagaacaagcagcagttgaccaccatactacatcctggagactgaggccagggctgtgtctcgaatcgcctttataccggggtcagtgggaggaggcacaggagcagtcagcggggaggtgggggcgtgtccagacagatatatgtagttcaccacattcacccccccaccttgttctaaaagagagtccccatggggcaaagtttcttaca
The sequence above is a segment of the Hypanus sabinus isolate sHypSab1 chromosome 4, sHypSab1.hap1, whole genome shotgun sequence genome. Coding sequences within it:
- the LOC132392106 gene encoding gamma-crystallin S-1-like, coding for MAAIYFLPQITFYEDRNFQGRHYECSSDCADLSPYFSRCNSIRVESDWWVLYERPNYMGYQYVLSRGEYPDYQRWMGFKDCVKSCRSFPSYQGGTYRMRIYERPDFGGQMMEFMDDCPSLYDRFCYRDIHSCQVMDGYWIYYEHPNYRGRQYFLRPGEYRRYSDWGGYNSTVGSFRNIYDRFFFEFCQ